TGTGGTGACGCCATAACTCCTTGAGGAGCTTCTCGGTCAGCTTCCCGACGAGAGCCACTGCATTCTCGGGATAGCCGTCGTTGAGGCTGCGCAGGGGACGCTCGAGGTCGAGTCCGAGGTGGTCCGCGATCCGCGAATGATCGTCCAGTTCGCTCCGGAGCCGACGCAGTCGTTCATCAACCACAGTGCTCATTCGCCCCCACCTCGCGGCTTCTCCGCTTCACCCAGGACGAAGGCGAATCGGTCGGGAAACACAAGGACGGGCTCGGGGTGAGCTGCGCTCATCTCTTCGATGCCCTTCTCGATCTCATCGTCGCTGAACGTGGAGAGCAGCGACATGTAGCGAGCGCGCACCATGCCGAAGTATCTGTCCCGGTCGATGCGCAGCTCGTGCTCGACGTGGGTGAGCTCGGCCTTCATTCCGGCGGACTCCAGATGCCCCACGATGTCGGCCGGGTCCGGCTGGAGCTCCTCGAAACGGGTGAGTGCCGCGTTGAACAGCGGATACCGGATCGAGGCCGGGAGCATCACCACCAGCAGGCGCCCACCGGGCGCCAGCCGAGCAGCCAGTCCTCGCAGTGTCCGCGCCGGGTCCGGGAGATGGTGGACCGACTCCTTCAACCACATCGCGTCGAGCTGGCCCTGCGGCAGCTCGACGTCGCCATCAGCGATGTTTTCCGCCGAGGCAAGGACCGGCATCAGGCCTGGCGGGGGTGGCGTGCCGATCTGGCGCAGCATCGCTTCCGACGGGTCCGCGCAGAGGACAGGGTGGGTGGGCCGGACAGCCTTCGTCACCTCTCGCGCGAAAAGCCCTGTGCCACAACCGATGTCGGCGATGCGGTCAGCGGCCGTAAGCCGTAGCCCTTCGGCGATGCGAGCCGCCATCCAGGGAACGTAGCTCGGCCCGTAGACCCAGTGATCGTCGTAGGCGGCGGCGAGTCCTTCGTAGTGCCCTCGTACATCGCGCCGCTCCACAGTCCCCCCTCACACGTCACCGGACCGGATGACGTCCTGGTCGGCGCCAGGCTATCGCGGAGTGCGCGACCACCAACAGCGTGTAATGCGCCGCTTGTCCTGCGCTGCCCAGCGAGCGCATCCGGGAAGAACACTGGCGGCCACTCCACACCGAGATGACAAGTCCACCGAAAGGCGGCCAGGAAGGATGCGCACCACGCGGCCGGGGTGCACCGGCAAGGCTTGCGGCACCCGGACGATCCACCGTCATCTGCGTCACCGTGACGTCTCGCCGCCCAGCAGTGCGGGGGACGTCACGGCCTGCCACGCCAGGTCACGCAGGCGCCTCGTAGCAATGCACGGTCACAGTCTGGGCCGGCTCCCACCGCTGTTCCACGGTGGTCACCTCGGCGCCCGGTCCGCACGCTTGCTCCACAGGCCGGGGTCGCGTCCCCTGCCTCACCACGGCTTCCGCACACGGGATCCCGAAGACCGGAGGGGCACCGGGTTGCCCGGCGCGTCGAGCCACACCACGTGGCCGCGATGATCAACGGTGAGGCCGAACCGGTCGAAGCCTGGGCGACCCTGCCGGTCCCACCACAGCCACGCGGTCTCCAGTTCATGCCACAGATCGCGACGCCCCGACTGCACGACACGGAAGGCGGCCTCCCCGCGCACGTAATCGGCCGACGCCCAACTCGTCCGTCCCCTGTCGAACAGCCACAGCCGGTAGGAGTCCTCCTCCACGTCCGATACACGGCAGAACATGTCCGGGACCTGCACACCGATCGCGAACATGTGGATCCACCCGCCGACGTCATCAGGTGACAGCGTCGTCCTGGACTCCACACCCCCGGCCGGCCAGAGGGCCTCGTCGACGAAGTCGCTCGTGGGCGGCAGGGACTTCCTCTGCTCGCGGAGCCTCATGAAGGCCGACGAGCCGACGAACCGGCCGGTCAGAGTTCCGGCCTCCGTGACCGTGAGCTTGGCCAACGCCTCACCTCCGTACAAGGGGCCCCAGGGGGCCACGATCACCGACCCCGGTTTGGCCTGGCCCGTCCACTGGCCCGGAATGCTCCCGACCGAGCACGTGGCGATGATCCGGTCGTACGGCGCATCCTGGCCGTAGCCGCGCGTGCCATCGCCGACGATGACCT
The DNA window shown above is from Streptomyces sp. Alt3 and carries:
- a CDS encoding class I SAM-dependent methyltransferase — its product is MAARIAEGLRLTAADRIADIGCGTGLFAREVTKAVRPTHPVLCADPSEAMLRQIGTPPPPGLMPVLASAENIADGDVELPQGQLDAMWLKESVHHLPDPARTLRGLAARLAPGGRLLVVMLPASIRYPLFNAALTRFEELQPDPADIVGHLESAGMKAELTHVEHELRIDRDRYFGMVRARYMSLLSTFSDDEIEKGIEEMSAAHPEPVLVFPDRFAFVLGEAEKPRGGGE
- a CDS encoding methyltransferase domain-containing protein, producing the protein MSEERMSEAGPDGLASGLMKKGALTSDWLPAFKAVSRHVFVPDVIWPGRAGMNRQDDRVIRSETPESWWEAVWTDAPITTQWDDGKYTGPGRGRTPSCSNSNPTMVFSMLAALDVEAGHRVLEIGTGTGWNAALLCHRLGDMNVVTVEVDAQIAATARARLMAADFHPKVIVGDGTRGYGQDAPYDRIIATCSVGSIPGQWTGQAKPGSVIVAPWGPLYGGEALAKLTVTEAGTLTGRFVGSSAFMRLREQRKSLPPTSDFVDEALWPAGGVESRTTLSPDDVGGWIHMFAIGVQVPDMFCRVSDVEEDSYRLWLFDRGRTSWASADYVRGEAAFRVVQSGRRDLWHELETAWLWWDRQGRPGFDRFGLTVDHRGHVVWLDAPGNPVPLRSSGSRVRKPW